The following coding sequences are from one Paenibacillus sp. JDR-2 window:
- a CDS encoding LLM class flavin-dependent oxidoreductase codes for MSKKKALKLGAIIHGVGGSSSGWRHPDIPADASVNIGFYKQQALKAEEGKFDFLFIADGLYITEKSIPHFLNRFEPITILSALGAVTSNIGLVGTLSTSYSEPFTVARQFSSIDHISGGRAGWNVVTSPLEGSALNFGGKQHPEHSERYKIAEEYLEVAKGLWDSWEDDAFVRDKETGVFFDSEKLHRLNHQGEFFSVQGPLNIARSKQGQPVVFQAGSSDSGRNLAAKTADAVFTGPESLEDAKEFYRDVKRRIAENGRNPEHTLIFPGIGPIIGRTQEEAEEKYRQIADLVTIEKALDHLGRFFEHHDFSQYELDAPFPDLGDFGSNSFRSTTDRIKRRAKEQGLTLREVALQAATPRNAFIGTPEFVADRVQEWFEEEAADGFIIASATPRGLDDFVELVVPILQERGLYRTEYEADTLRGNLGIPVPENRYAAARKQAGVTVN; via the coding sequence ATGTCGAAGAAGAAAGCATTAAAATTGGGAGCTATTATTCATGGCGTGGGCGGAAGCAGCTCAGGCTGGAGACATCCCGATATTCCGGCGGATGCAAGCGTCAATATCGGTTTCTATAAGCAGCAGGCGCTTAAAGCGGAAGAAGGCAAATTCGATTTCCTCTTTATCGCCGACGGTCTGTACATTACCGAAAAATCGATTCCCCACTTCTTAAACCGCTTCGAGCCTATTACGATCCTGTCCGCGCTTGGAGCGGTTACCTCCAACATCGGGCTTGTAGGGACGCTGTCGACCTCCTATAGCGAGCCGTTTACGGTTGCCCGCCAGTTCTCGTCGATCGATCATATCAGCGGCGGCCGCGCAGGCTGGAACGTCGTCACTTCTCCGCTTGAAGGCAGCGCGCTTAACTTTGGCGGCAAGCAGCATCCGGAGCATAGCGAACGTTACAAGATCGCCGAGGAGTACCTGGAGGTTGCGAAAGGCTTGTGGGACTCCTGGGAAGACGACGCATTTGTCCGCGATAAAGAGACCGGCGTATTCTTTGATTCGGAGAAGCTGCACCGCCTGAATCATCAAGGCGAGTTCTTCTCCGTTCAAGGACCGCTGAACATCGCACGCTCGAAGCAGGGTCAGCCCGTTGTGTTCCAAGCAGGATCGTCGGACAGCGGACGCAATCTTGCGGCGAAGACGGCAGATGCCGTATTTACGGGGCCGGAGTCGCTTGAGGATGCGAAGGAATTCTACCGCGATGTAAAACGTCGTATCGCGGAGAACGGCCGTAATCCGGAGCATACGCTTATTTTCCCGGGCATCGGGCCTATTATCGGACGCACGCAGGAGGAAGCGGAAGAGAAGTACCGGCAGATTGCGGATCTGGTTACGATCGAGAAAGCGCTCGACCATTTGGGAAGATTTTTCGAGCATCATGACTTCTCGCAATACGAGCTGGATGCACCGTTCCCGGATCTTGGCGATTTCGGCTCCAACAGCTTCCGCAGCACAACCGACCGGATCAAGCGCCGCGCCAAGGAGCAGGGGCTTACGCTTCGCGAGGTCGCTCTGCAGGCGGCAACTCCCCGCAATGCTTTTATCGGAACGCCGGAATTTGTAGCCGATCGGGTACAGGAATGGTTTGAAGAGGAAGCGGCAGACGGGTTCATAATTGCATCGGCTACGCCGCGCGGCCTGGATGATTTCGTCGAGCTGGTTGTACCGATTCTGCAGGAGCGCGGATTGTACCGTACCGAGTATGAAGCCGATACGCTTCGCGGCAATCTGGGGATTCCGGTTCCGGAGAACCGTTATGCAGCAGCACGCAAACAGGCTGGAGTGACCGTTAACTAA
- a CDS encoding ABC transporter permease produces MREAATARTLPYKRSGRSLTAIRFRRLTSSNLFLFAAALVILFIAACAVVPSWIAPYSPTEMLTDSIMQAPSAAHLFGTDYFGRDIFSVVVYGSRDSLFIGFASVLVGGLAGGAIGALSGYAGGWIDAVLMRFNDILMTIPGILLALAIAGALGKSLFNIVLAVAIASIPGYARIMRSQIMSIKGRTFIQASQAAGASPFHIFWKHVLPNSLSPLLVMATIGIGTSILTGSGLSFLGLGVLKEVPDWGTLLSQGRGYLTVAWWICTFPGLAITMFVLAVNMIGDRLRDQLDPKKSAR; encoded by the coding sequence ATGCGTGAAGCGGCTACGGCCCGTACACTCCCGTACAAAAGAAGCGGAAGAAGCCTGACGGCTATCCGTTTCAGACGTTTGACGTCAAGCAATCTGTTCCTGTTTGCGGCAGCCCTCGTTATCTTGTTTATTGCGGCATGCGCGGTTGTGCCATCCTGGATTGCCCCTTATTCGCCCACCGAGATGTTAACAGACAGCATTATGCAGGCGCCCAGCGCGGCACATCTGTTCGGGACGGATTATTTCGGCAGGGATATATTCAGCGTGGTTGTATACGGCAGCCGGGATTCGCTGTTTATCGGCTTCGCTTCCGTTCTTGTCGGCGGATTGGCAGGCGGGGCGATTGGCGCCTTGTCCGGTTATGCGGGGGGCTGGATCGATGCGGTGCTGATGCGCTTCAACGATATTCTAATGACCATCCCGGGCATTCTGCTAGCGCTTGCGATTGCGGGCGCGCTTGGCAAAAGCCTGTTTAATATCGTGCTGGCGGTAGCCATAGCCTCCATACCGGGTTATGCGCGCATTATGCGGTCGCAGATTATGAGTATTAAAGGCCGGACGTTTATTCAGGCTTCGCAGGCTGCCGGCGCATCGCCCTTCCATATTTTCTGGAAGCATGTATTGCCCAATTCGCTGTCCCCGCTGCTCGTTATGGCGACGATTGGAATCGGGACATCGATTCTGACCGGGTCGGGGCTTAGCTTTCTTGGCCTTGGCGTGCTGAAGGAAGTGCCGGACTGGGGAACGCTGCTGTCGCAGGGGCGCGGGTATTTGACGGTTGCCTGGTGGATCTGTACGTTCCCGGGACTTGCGATCACGATGTTTGTGCTGGCTGTCAATATGATCGGCGACCGGCTGAGAGATCAGCTTGATCCGAAGAAAAGCGCGAGGTAG
- a CDS encoding ABC transporter substrate-binding protein, which yields MNTFKWKRKSLRSSAALLLVLALVLPGCASNKGSGNNGQQAQQQTDTPAASAEAKQGGELTYALATSPDTLDPHRSGLAVAVRVIRTIYDSLVVQLPDNSIKPWLATSWEISEDGLSYTFKLRQDVKFQDGTPFNAEAVKYNFDRILDPATKAANAAALLAPYQSSEVIDEYTVKLNLATPSRAFLGNLSQALLGIVSPTAAKKYGDQFGLNPVGTGPFKFVKWEQNAQIEVAKNPDYKWAPELVTNAGAPYLDGITFKIVPEEATRIGSVQSGQVLAAETVPPQNIVALKGDSKVQLLGANTVGLPYTLFFNQEHEPWNDAKARQAVQLAVDVDSIVKTLYLGTYDRAWSPLTPGTFGYDPSLENGVKPDLEKAGALLDELGWVKGSDGIREKAGKKLTLHYVDGTPNREKRNDIAVIIQQQLKALGIAVEVEITKDVRTVVYTNGDYDLYGNSQVNSDPNALYPFYHTTDPKAQKSLTRLSNPEIDKLLEQGRVETDDTKRAEIYKQIQHYIIDQAVILPIYVFPYTVAADKSVQGLVFDSLGYPLFNGVSLSS from the coding sequence ATGAATACATTCAAATGGAAACGCAAATCACTCCGAAGCTCGGCTGCCTTATTGTTAGTTCTGGCGCTCGTTCTGCCTGGGTGCGCGTCAAATAAAGGGAGCGGCAATAACGGCCAGCAGGCGCAGCAGCAGACGGATACTCCCGCAGCTTCCGCGGAAGCGAAGCAAGGGGGAGAACTGACTTACGCTCTCGCTACTTCGCCGGATACGCTTGATCCGCACCGCAGCGGCCTGGCCGTTGCCGTACGCGTCATCCGCACGATATATGACTCGCTTGTCGTACAGCTTCCGGACAATTCCATCAAGCCTTGGCTTGCCACTTCGTGGGAGATTTCGGAAGACGGTCTGAGCTATACCTTCAAGCTGCGTCAAGACGTGAAGTTCCAGGACGGCACGCCGTTTAATGCCGAAGCAGTCAAATATAACTTCGACCGTATTCTCGATCCGGCTACGAAAGCTGCGAATGCGGCGGCCCTGCTTGCTCCGTATCAATCCTCGGAAGTCATTGACGAGTATACGGTGAAGCTGAACCTTGCTACCCCTTCACGCGCGTTCCTCGGCAACCTGAGCCAGGCGCTGCTTGGGATCGTATCGCCTACGGCCGCTAAGAAATACGGTGACCAATTTGGTCTGAATCCGGTTGGCACAGGGCCGTTCAAGTTTGTGAAATGGGAGCAGAACGCCCAAATCGAAGTGGCGAAGAACCCCGACTATAAGTGGGCGCCCGAGCTTGTAACGAATGCGGGCGCACCGTATCTGGACGGCATTACCTTCAAGATCGTTCCGGAGGAAGCAACCCGGATCGGCAGCGTGCAGAGCGGTCAGGTGCTGGCGGCAGAGACGGTTCCTCCGCAAAATATCGTAGCCTTAAAGGGCGATTCGAAGGTTCAACTTCTAGGAGCCAATACGGTTGGCCTGCCTTATACGCTGTTCTTCAATCAGGAGCATGAGCCTTGGAACGATGCCAAAGCAAGACAGGCGGTCCAACTGGCCGTTGACGTCGACAGCATTGTGAAGACATTGTATCTGGGTACTTATGACCGTGCTTGGTCGCCGCTTACGCCGGGTACCTTCGGTTATGATCCTTCGCTTGAGAACGGGGTAAAGCCGGATCTGGAGAAGGCGGGCGCACTGCTGGATGAGCTGGGGTGGGTAAAAGGCTCTGACGGTATCCGCGAGAAGGCCGGCAAGAAGCTAACCCTGCATTACGTGGATGGAACGCCAAACCGCGAGAAGCGCAACGATATCGCGGTTATTATTCAGCAGCAGCTGAAGGCGCTTGGCATTGCCGTTGAAGTGGAGATTACGAAGGACGTACGGACGGTTGTTTATACCAACGGCGATTATGATCTCTACGGCAACAGCCAGGTGAACTCGGATCCGAACGCTCTGTATCCGTTCTATCACACGACTGATCCAAAGGCTCAAAAGTCGCTTACCCGATTGTCCAATCCGGAGATCGACAAGCTGCTTGAGCAAGGCCGCGTAGAAACGGATGATACGAAACGCGCGGAAATTTATAAGCAAATCCAGCATTACATTATCGACCAGGCGGTTATTCTGCCGATTTACGTATTCCCGTATACAGTCGCCGCGGACAAATCCGTGCAAGGACTTGTATTTGATTCGCTGGGCTATCCGCTGTTCAACGGGGTCTCGCTTAGTTCTTAA
- a CDS encoding M20 metallopeptidase family protein, which translates to MSLNINKAAIEDMQAYAGSLHDELIAIRRDLHRHPELLYDTDRTAALVAGLLEEWGIDVQTGVGPHFGKGVVGVLRGGLEGGRTLLLRADMDALPITELNDVDYKSETDGVMHACGHDAHTAMLLGAAKTLAAYRESFAGEIRFVFQPAEEGALPSPLDGRLLSGGRDMIEAGILEGVDRCYALHVWPELDAGTIGIHSLYAMAASSHFHVTFQGTNGHHSSPHLAADAIQMTGAYIAGVNGMMANSIDPREQAVLAFGTVRAGTVINAIAEQSVITGTFRAFSKQTVAAITAGLERHAQAASLAYGGFYHIALREGIAVVNDSEAVLEVIRADTAVLGGENVRQQLEPSLAGEDFGWYLDQVPGAFILLGCRNDSRGIREGLHRPKFDLDESVLVHGTRLLVQLAAGSSS; encoded by the coding sequence TTGAGTCTGAACATAAATAAAGCAGCCATCGAGGATATGCAGGCGTATGCGGGTTCGCTGCATGACGAGCTTATCGCGATTCGCCGCGACCTGCACCGTCATCCGGAGCTGCTGTACGATACGGATCGTACGGCGGCATTGGTTGCGGGGCTGCTCGAGGAATGGGGGATCGACGTCCAAACGGGCGTCGGCCCCCATTTTGGCAAAGGCGTGGTAGGCGTGCTGCGCGGCGGGCTTGAGGGCGGCCGGACCCTTCTGCTGCGTGCCGATATGGATGCCCTTCCGATTACGGAATTAAATGATGTCGATTATAAATCGGAGACTGATGGAGTGATGCATGCCTGCGGTCATGACGCGCATACGGCTATGCTGCTCGGCGCGGCAAAGACGCTTGCGGCTTACCGGGAGAGCTTTGCCGGGGAGATCCGCTTTGTCTTCCAGCCTGCCGAAGAAGGAGCGCTGCCAAGTCCGCTGGACGGCCGGCTGCTCTCCGGCGGAAGAGATATGATCGAGGCGGGCATACTCGAAGGCGTTGACCGCTGTTATGCCCTGCATGTATGGCCGGAGCTTGATGCGGGCACGATTGGCATCCATTCGTTATATGCGATGGCGGCCTCTTCCCATTTCCACGTGACGTTTCAAGGGACAAACGGCCATCACAGCTCGCCTCATCTGGCGGCGGATGCGATCCAGATGACGGGGGCTTATATTGCCGGAGTAAACGGGATGATGGCAAACAGCATTGATCCGCGGGAGCAGGCCGTGCTTGCTTTCGGAACCGTGCGCGCCGGTACGGTCATTAACGCGATTGCCGAGCAAAGCGTCATAACGGGAACTTTCCGCGCGTTCAGCAAGCAGACCGTTGCGGCCATTACGGCCGGACTGGAACGGCATGCGCAAGCGGCATCGCTTGCCTATGGCGGCTTCTACCATATTGCCCTTCGCGAAGGGATTGCGGTTGTGAATGACAGCGAAGCGGTTCTTGAGGTTATCCGCGCAGACACGGCTGTGCTTGGCGGTGAGAATGTGCGGCAGCAGCTTGAGCCAAGCTTGGCCGGAGAAGATTTCGGCTGGTATTTGGACCAAGTGCCTGGTGCATTTATTTTGCTGGGCTGCCGGAATGATTCGCGTGGCATTCGGGAAGGGCTGCATCGGCCGAAGTTTGATCTGGATGAGTCCGTGCTTGTTCACGGCACCAGACTGCTCGTTCAGCTCGCTGCGGGATCATCGTCATAG
- a CDS encoding ABC transporter permease: MYIAQRILSALLVIAGTLVLVFAILYVLPGDPTDSMIDPSVATAEQIANLKHQLGVDQPFYIQFIRYISDMVQGDFGYSLLNSEPVLDKILEHFPATLALTAASALVSVTIGLVLGVLSAVHRNGPIDYLARLVGLFGISMPTFWSGILLIVLFSLQLGWFPAMGSDGWRTLVLPALTLGIVGAGFIVRMVRSSMLDIIDEHFMLTLRSKGLSERAVMYKHALRNALIPAVTMIGMLIGEMLAGTVVIETVFSRQGIGRIIGDALMAKDLPVVQGVIFFTALIYVLVNLLVDLSYSLIDPRVRRSA; encoded by the coding sequence ATGTACATTGCCCAACGCATTCTCTCTGCATTGCTGGTGATCGCGGGCACTTTGGTGCTGGTGTTCGCGATCTTGTATGTCTTGCCCGGCGACCCGACGGATTCGATGATTGATCCGTCGGTTGCCACGGCCGAGCAGATTGCGAATCTGAAGCATCAGCTGGGAGTGGATCAGCCCTTCTATATCCAATTCATCCGCTACATAAGCGATATGGTGCAGGGAGACTTCGGATATTCCTTATTAAATTCCGAGCCGGTGCTGGATAAAATTCTGGAGCATTTCCCCGCAACCCTGGCGCTGACGGCGGCAAGCGCGCTAGTCTCGGTTACGATTGGCCTTGTGCTTGGCGTATTGTCCGCCGTTCACCGCAACGGTCCCATTGATTACCTTGCCCGTCTCGTCGGATTGTTCGGCATTTCGATGCCGACCTTCTGGTCGGGCATTCTGCTTATCGTGCTGTTTAGCCTGCAGCTTGGCTGGTTCCCGGCCATGGGCTCGGACGGATGGCGCACGCTTGTGCTCCCGGCTCTTACGCTAGGCATTGTTGGAGCCGGCTTTATCGTAAGAATGGTCCGAAGCAGCATGCTGGACATTATCGACGAGCATTTTATGCTTACGCTGCGATCCAAAGGATTGTCCGAGCGTGCCGTTATGTATAAGCATGCGCTGCGGAATGCGCTTATTCCCGCGGTCACGATGATTGGCATGCTGATCGGGGAGATGCTGGCGGGAACCGTCGTGATTGAAACGGTGTTTTCCCGGCAAGGCATCGGACGGATTATCGGGGACGCTTTGATGGCGAAGGATCTGCCGGTCGTGCAGGGCGTTATCTTTTTTACCGCGCTGATCTACGTCCTGGTGAACCTGCTTGTCGATTTGTCCTATTCGCTAATTGATCCGAGAGTAAGGCGCTCGGCGTAA